From a region of the Rhodospirillaceae bacterium genome:
- a CDS encoding peptide ABC transporter substrate-binding protein: protein MRASANLRGMIRAVILMLMLLAAAAPAQSQEKARDGLTIGITQFPSTFNPMIDSMLAKSYILAMARRPFVTFDREWKLVCLLCETLPTVENGGAQVVTFDEGELKGKQGLRITWRIRRGAKWGDGRPVSVDDVVFAWKVGRHPQSGVAGREPFLRTVAIERIDDRTFVQVLDKLRYDYNQLVPDPMPAHLETDAFREPKEYRQRTTYDRDPANPGLYYGPYRIARIVSGSHVELVPNETWWGKAPSFRRIVVRVIGNTAALEANLRAGGIDYAAGELGLSLDQANALQRRAANRYRFIFKAGLIYEHIDFNLDNPILKDRRVRRALAYGMDRKRMSAQLFRGLQPVADTNISPLDRVASKEVTTYPFDPKKAAALLDAAGWKRRGDGWRYNAKGERLSLSLMTTSGHRVREQVMEILQAYWRRIGVEIRLKTQPARVYFGRTVTQRQFPAMAMYAWISAPESNPRGTLHSSEIPTAKNNWSGQNFPGFRNAEMDRLIETLEVTLTLKDRLPIWRRIQQIYAEELPVLPLYFRANPYVIPRWLAGIRPTGHQFSTTLWVEDWRAGADAKQQ from the coding sequence ATGCGGGCTTCGGCCAATCTGCGCGGCATGATCCGGGCAGTCATACTCATGCTGATGCTCCTCGCGGCTGCGGCGCCGGCGCAGTCCCAGGAGAAGGCGCGCGACGGGCTCACCATCGGCATTACCCAGTTCCCGTCGACCTTCAACCCGATGATCGATTCGATGCTGGCCAAGAGCTACATCCTGGCCATGGCGCGGCGGCCCTTCGTCACCTTCGACCGGGAATGGAAGCTGGTCTGCCTGCTGTGCGAGACCCTGCCCACGGTCGAGAACGGCGGCGCGCAGGTCGTGACCTTCGACGAGGGCGAACTCAAGGGCAAGCAGGGCCTGCGCATCACCTGGCGCATCCGCAGGGGCGCGAAATGGGGCGACGGCCGGCCGGTCAGCGTGGACGACGTCGTCTTCGCCTGGAAGGTCGGCCGCCATCCGCAGAGCGGCGTCGCCGGCCGCGAGCCGTTCCTGCGCACCGTCGCCATCGAGCGCATCGACGACCGGACCTTCGTCCAGGTGCTGGACAAGCTGCGCTACGACTACAACCAGCTCGTGCCCGACCCGATGCCCGCGCATCTCGAAACCGACGCGTTCCGGGAGCCGAAGGAATACCGGCAGCGCACGACCTACGACCGCGACCCGGCCAATCCCGGCCTCTATTACGGGCCGTACCGGATTGCGCGCATCGTCTCCGGCTCCCATGTCGAGCTGGTGCCGAACGAGACCTGGTGGGGCAAGGCGCCGTCATTCAGGCGCATCGTCGTCCGGGTCATCGGCAACACCGCGGCGCTGGAAGCCAACCTGCGCGCCGGCGGCATCGACTATGCGGCCGGCGAACTCGGCCTGTCGCTCGACCAGGCGAACGCGCTGCAACGCCGGGCGGCGAACCGCTACCGCTTCATCTTCAAGGCCGGGCTGATCTACGAGCATATCGATTTCAACCTCGACAACCCGATCCTGAAGGACCGGCGGGTCCGCCGGGCGCTGGCCTACGGCATGGACCGCAAGCGCATGAGTGCGCAGCTGTTCCGCGGCCTCCAGCCGGTCGCCGATACCAACATCAGCCCGCTTGACCGGGTGGCGTCGAAGGAGGTGACGACCTATCCGTTCGACCCGAAGAAAGCGGCGGCGCTGCTCGACGCCGCCGGCTGGAAGCGGCGTGGCGACGGCTGGCGCTACAACGCCAAGGGCGAGCGGCTGAGCCTGTCCCTGATGACCACATCGGGGCACCGGGTGCGCGAGCAGGTCATGGAAATCCTGCAAGCATACTGGCGGCGCATCGGAGTCGAAATCCGGCTCAAGACCCAGCCGGCCCGGGTCTATTTCGGCCGCACCGTGACCCAGCGCCAGTTCCCGGCGATGGCAATGTATGCCTGGATCTCGGCGCCGGAATCGAACCCGCGCGGCACGTTGCATTCGTCGGAAATTCCGACGGCGAAGAACAACTGGTCGGGCCAGAACTTCCCCGGTTTCCGCAATGCCGAGATGGACCGGCTGATCGAAACGCTCGAAGTGACCCTGACGCTGAAGGACCGCCTGCCGATCTGGCGGCGCATCCAGCAGATCTACGCCGAGGAACTGCCGGTCCTGCCGCTCTATTTCCGCGCCAATCCCTATGTGATCCCGCGCTGGCTGGCGGGCATCCGGCCGACCGGGCATCAATTTTCCACGACCCTGTGGGTGGAGGACTGGCGCGCCGGCGCTGACGCGAAGCAGCAATGA
- a CDS encoding glutamate--cysteine ligase — translation MSIPAAANAEPVQSGAQLVESVEQGCKPPADWRIGTEHEKFAFRWDDYRRLPYDGDCGIRALLEGLERFGWDPVREGETVIGLKRDGASVSLEPGGQLELSGAPLETIHQTCDEVHTHLAEAEEVTKELGAGLIGLGFDPKWRREDMPWMPKGRYRIMRDYMPKKGSLGLDMMVRTCTVQVNLDYASEADMVKKFRVGLALQPVATALFANSPFTEGRPNGFRSWRAHIWTDTDPDRTGMLPFVFEDGFGFERWVDYILDVPMYFVYRGGRYLDASGQSFRDFMAGRLPALPGETPTLSDWADHMTTAFPEVRAKTFLEMRGADGGPWKSLCGLPAFWVGLLYDGTALDAAWDMVKDWSAEERQALCADVAKHGFQARFRSGTVQDLALRALEIAQAGLSARRALDKAGNDETGFLQVLHDRAAAGTSPADLLLEDYAGAWAGDIDRIWSACAY, via the coding sequence ATGTCCATCCCTGCCGCTGCAAATGCCGAGCCGGTGCAGTCCGGAGCGCAACTTGTCGAGAGCGTCGAACAGGGGTGCAAACCGCCGGCGGACTGGCGCATCGGCACCGAGCACGAGAAATTCGCCTTCCGCTGGGACGATTACCGCCGCCTGCCCTATGACGGCGATTGCGGCATCCGGGCGCTGCTAGAAGGGCTGGAGCGCTTCGGCTGGGACCCGGTGCGCGAAGGCGAGACCGTCATCGGCCTGAAGCGCGACGGCGCGTCCGTCAGCCTCGAACCGGGCGGGCAGCTCGAACTGTCGGGCGCGCCGCTGGAGACCATCCACCAGACCTGCGACGAGGTTCACACCCATCTCGCCGAAGCCGAAGAGGTGACCAAGGAACTGGGCGCCGGGCTGATCGGCCTCGGCTTCGATCCGAAGTGGCGGCGCGAGGACATGCCCTGGATGCCCAAGGGCCGCTACCGCATCATGCGCGACTACATGCCGAAGAAGGGCAGTCTCGGTCTCGACATGATGGTCCGGACCTGCACGGTGCAGGTCAACCTGGACTACGCCTCCGAAGCCGACATGGTGAAGAAGTTCCGCGTCGGCCTGGCGCTCCAGCCGGTCGCGACGGCCCTGTTCGCCAACTCGCCCTTCACCGAGGGCCGGCCCAACGGCTTCCGGAGCTGGCGCGCCCATATCTGGACCGATACCGACCCGGACCGCACCGGCATGCTGCCCTTCGTGTTCGAGGACGGCTTCGGCTTCGAGCGCTGGGTCGACTACATCCTCGATGTGCCGATGTATTTCGTCTATCGCGGCGGCCGCTACCTCGACGCCAGCGGCCAGTCCTTCCGCGATTTCATGGCCGGCCGGCTGCCGGCGCTGCCCGGCGAGACGCCGACGCTCTCCGACTGGGCCGACCATATGACGACCGCCTTCCCCGAGGTGCGCGCCAAGACCTTCCTGGAGATGCGCGGCGCCGACGGCGGGCCGTGGAAGAGCCTGTGCGGCCTGCCGGCTTTCTGGGTCGGCCTGCTGTATGACGGAACGGCGCTCGACGCCGCCTGGGACATGGTGAAGGACTGGTCCGCCGAAGAGCGCCAGGCCCTGTGCGCCGACGTAGCGAAGCACGGCTTCCAGGCCCGGTTCCGCTCCGGCACGGTGCAGGACCTCGCCCTGCGCGCGCTGGAGATCGCCCAGGCCGGCCTGTCGGCGCGCCGGGCGCTCGACAAGGCCGGCAACGACGAAACCGGCTTCCTCCAGGTGCTGCACGACCGCGCCGCCGCCGGCACGAGCCCGGCCGACCTCCTGCTCGAAGACTATGCCGGCGCCTGGGCCGGCGACATCGACCGCATCTGGAGCGCCTGCGCGTATTAG
- a CDS encoding 16S rRNA (uracil(1498)-N(3))-methyltransferase, with protein sequence MTAPETEAPGSPAIRLYVEAPLAAGATVAPSAEQHHYLRNVMRTPAGAAVRLFNGRDGEWLATVEALGRRGAALAVTVQTRRQQPEPDLWLCFAPVKKARIDFVAQKASELGVSALQPVLTRHTQVARVNEARLRANAVEAAEQCARLTVPAVFPAVKLDALMTGWPADRQILLLDETQTGIPIVDTLRRRGDTRGRPWAVFVGPEGGYAPEELDLLRRFPNVTPVGLGGRLLRADTAAIAALACWQAVLGDWTAPLD encoded by the coding sequence ATGACGGCGCCGGAGACCGAAGCGCCCGGCAGCCCCGCCATCCGCCTTTATGTCGAGGCGCCGCTGGCGGCCGGCGCAACCGTCGCGCCGAGCGCAGAGCAGCACCACTATCTGAGAAACGTGATGCGCACGCCGGCCGGCGCCGCGGTCAGGCTGTTCAACGGCCGCGACGGCGAATGGCTGGCGACCGTCGAAGCGCTCGGCAGAAGGGGCGCCGCGCTGGCGGTCACCGTGCAGACCCGCCGCCAGCAACCGGAGCCCGACCTCTGGCTGTGCTTCGCCCCGGTCAAGAAGGCGCGGATCGATTTCGTCGCCCAGAAGGCGTCGGAGCTCGGGGTTTCCGCCCTCCAGCCGGTCCTCACCCGCCATACGCAAGTCGCGCGGGTCAACGAGGCGCGGCTCCGTGCCAACGCCGTCGAAGCCGCCGAGCAATGCGCGCGGCTCACCGTCCCGGCCGTGTTTCCGGCCGTGAAGCTGGATGCCCTGATGACCGGATGGCCGGCCGATCGCCAGATCCTGCTGCTCGACGAGACGCAGACCGGCATCCCGATCGTCGACACGCTGCGCCGGCGCGGCGATACACGCGGCCGGCCTTGGGCCGTCTTCGTCGGGCCGGAGGGCGGCTATGCGCCGGAGGAGCTTGACCTTCTGCGCCGTTTCCCCAATGTCACGCCGGTCGGGCTCGGCGGGCGCCTGCTCCGCGCCGATACCGCCGCGATTGCGGCGCTGGCGTGCTGGCAGGCCGTGCTGGGCGACTGGACCGCTCCGTTGGACTGA
- a CDS encoding pyridoxal-phosphate dependent enzyme: protein MNDAPNDASSGRALTLDRIEATRAAIAPWVVETPVLEWSGVAKDALLGAGTRAILKLELLQRTGSFKPRGALANILALDAARRAAGVTAVSAGNHAIAVAYAGRSLGVDAKVVMHRAANPFRIAQCRELGAGVVLADDIRAAFAEMARIRDEEGRAVIHPFEGPDTISGTATLGLEFARQAPDLDAVIVPVGGGGLIAGVATGFRLAGSTAAIYGVEPDGACGMRDSLARGAPLDSVAVSTIADSLGAPLHLPYSFGIVRQLVEEIVTVSDDVLQDAMLTTFSRLKLAVEPAGAAALAALAGPLHERLRGKAVGLIVCGANIDPAGFAGHLAAAQTRLDAAA from the coding sequence ATGAATGACGCGCCGAACGATGCGTCATCCGGGCGGGCGCTGACCCTCGACCGGATCGAGGCGACGCGCGCCGCCATCGCGCCGTGGGTCGTCGAAACGCCGGTGCTGGAATGGTCGGGTGTCGCGAAGGATGCCCTGCTCGGCGCCGGCACGCGGGCAATCCTGAAACTGGAGTTGCTGCAACGGACCGGCAGCTTCAAGCCGCGTGGCGCGCTGGCCAACATCCTGGCCCTCGACGCGGCACGGCGCGCGGCCGGCGTCACCGCGGTCAGCGCCGGCAACCACGCCATCGCGGTCGCCTATGCCGGCCGGTCGCTCGGCGTCGATGCGAAGGTCGTCATGCACAGGGCGGCCAACCCGTTCCGCATCGCCCAATGCCGGGAACTGGGCGCCGGAGTGGTGCTGGCCGACGATATCCGCGCCGCCTTCGCCGAGATGGCGCGCATCCGCGACGAGGAGGGCCGCGCCGTCATCCATCCCTTCGAAGGGCCGGACACGATCTCGGGGACGGCGACGCTTGGCCTGGAATTCGCCCGTCAGGCGCCGGACCTGGACGCCGTGATCGTGCCGGTCGGCGGCGGCGGCCTGATCGCCGGCGTGGCGACCGGCTTCCGCCTCGCCGGTTCGACGGCGGCGATCTACGGCGTCGAGCCGGACGGCGCCTGCGGCATGCGCGACAGCCTCGCCCGGGGCGCGCCGCTCGACAGCGTCGCCGTATCGACCATCGCCGACAGCCTGGGCGCACCGCTCCACCTGCCCTACTCATTCGGCATCGTCCGGCAACTGGTCGAAGAGATCGTCACGGTGTCCGACGACGTCTTGCAGGACGCCATGCTGACCACATTCAGCCGGCTCAAGCTGGCGGTCGAACCGGCCGGCGCGGCAGCCCTCGCGGCGCTGGCCGGGCCGTTGCACGAGCGGCTGCGCGGCAAGGCGGTCGGCCTGATCGTCTGCGGGGCCAATATCGACCCGGCCGGGTTCGCCGGCCATCTCGCCGCCGCGCAGACGCGCCTGGACGCCGCGGCATGA
- a CDS encoding UbiD family decarboxylase translates to MSAGGTPYASLRDFLAQLERDGQLRREAGPVSPALEMTRIHRAALLEGGPAILFEQPQDGDRAWDMPVLVNLFGTVERVAQAIGRTPEQLREVGEMLAFLRQPEPPGGFREALELIPLARKVLAMKPKTVRSAPCQEVVLDGDAVDLGRLPVQTCWPGEPAPLITWPLVVTRGPAPETERTDGFNLGIYRMQVTGRDTTLMRWLHHRGGAQQFARWKAQASPEERRKGFPAAAVIGADPATMIAAVTPVPDTLSEYQFAGLLREKKVELADCRTVPLKVPAQAEIVIEGRVMADEEGDEGPFGDHTGYYNSVERFPVFRVSAITMRREPIYLSTFTGRPPDEPSVLGEALNEVFIPLLQQQFPEIVDFWLPPEGCSYRIAVVSIRKAYAGHAKRIMMGVWSYLRQFMYTKWVIVVDDDIDCRDWKDVMWAISTRMDPARDTVTIENTPIDYLDFASPVSGLGSKAGLDATNKWPGETAREWGRKIDAQDR, encoded by the coding sequence ATGAGCGCCGGCGGCACGCCCTATGCCTCCCTGCGCGATTTTCTCGCGCAGCTGGAGCGCGACGGCCAGCTGCGCCGCGAGGCCGGACCGGTTTCGCCGGCGCTGGAGATGACGCGCATCCACCGGGCGGCGCTGCTGGAAGGCGGGCCGGCGATCCTGTTCGAGCAACCGCAGGACGGCGACCGCGCATGGGACATGCCGGTGCTGGTCAACCTGTTCGGCACCGTCGAGCGGGTTGCGCAGGCGATCGGCCGGACGCCGGAACAGTTGCGCGAAGTCGGCGAGATGCTCGCCTTCCTGCGCCAGCCCGAACCGCCCGGCGGCTTCCGCGAGGCGCTGGAGCTGATCCCGCTGGCGCGCAAGGTGCTGGCGATGAAGCCCAAGACCGTGCGCAGCGCGCCCTGCCAGGAGGTCGTGCTCGACGGCGACGCCGTCGATCTCGGCCGCCTGCCGGTCCAGACCTGCTGGCCGGGCGAGCCGGCGCCGCTCATCACCTGGCCGCTTGTCGTCACCCGCGGCCCGGCGCCGGAGACCGAACGCACCGACGGCTTCAACCTCGGCATCTACCGGATGCAGGTGACGGGCCGGGACACGACGCTGATGCGCTGGCTGCACCATCGCGGCGGCGCCCAGCAATTCGCGCGCTGGAAGGCCCAGGCCTCGCCCGAAGAACGGCGCAAAGGTTTCCCGGCCGCCGCCGTGATCGGCGCCGATCCCGCGACCATGATCGCCGCGGTGACGCCGGTGCCGGATACGCTCTCGGAATACCAGTTCGCCGGCCTGCTGCGGGAGAAGAAGGTCGAGCTCGCCGACTGCCGCACCGTGCCGCTCAAGGTGCCGGCCCAGGCCGAGATCGTCATCGAAGGCCGGGTCATGGCCGACGAGGAGGGCGACGAAGGCCCCTTCGGCGACCATACCGGCTATTACAACAGCGTCGAGCGCTTCCCGGTGTTCCGGGTCAGCGCAATCACCATGCGCCGGGAGCCGATCTACCTCTCGACCTTCACCGGCCGGCCGCCCGACGAGCCGTCGGTTCTCGGCGAGGCGCTGAACGAAGTGTTCATCCCCCTGCTGCAACAGCAGTTCCCGGAGATCGTCGATTTCTGGCTGCCGCCGGAGGGCTGCTCCTACCGCATTGCCGTGGTCTCGATCCGCAAGGCCTACGCCGGCCACGCGAAGCGCATCATGATGGGCGTGTGGAGCTACCTGCGCCAGTTCATGTACACGAAGTGGGTCATCGTCGTGGACGACGATATCGACTGCCGCGACTGGAAGGACGTCATGTGGGCGATTTCGACCCGCATGGACCCGGCGCGCGATACGGTGACGATCGAGAATACGCCGATCGACTATCTCGATTTCGCCAGCCCGGTGAGCGGCCTCGGCTCGAAGGCCGGCCTCGACGCCACCAACAAGTGGCCCGGCGAAACCGCCCGCGAATGGGGCCGCAAGATCGATGCCCAGGACCGATGA